A genomic stretch from Aedes albopictus strain Foshan chromosome 2, AalbF5, whole genome shotgun sequence includes:
- the LOC109398295 gene encoding uncharacterized protein LOC109398295 has translation MQIVGLLVALLLALCLGTVRCWPVSNPEMVDSLIFSNPEVAAQSMREIPQWHCLRYFKHDIHLMRRCRNYRLHMLRRPNDMI, from the exons ATGCAGATTGTGGGACTGCTGGTGGCACTCCTGTTGGCCCTGTGTCTCGGAACGGTCCGGTGTTGGCCGGTCTCCAATCCGGAGATGGTCGACAGTTTGATCTTCAGCAACCCGGAAGTG GCGGCCCAATCGATGCGGGAGATTCCACAGTGGCACTGTCTGCGGTACTTCAAGCACGATATCCACCTGATGCGGCGCTGTCGTAACTACCGGTTGCATATGTTGAGGCGACCGAACGATATGATCTAA